In Gigantopelta aegis isolate Gae_Host chromosome 6, Gae_host_genome, whole genome shotgun sequence, the following are encoded in one genomic region:
- the LOC121375429 gene encoding proteolipid protein DM beta-like, giving the protein MAMECMECLGRTPFASLMATVICIIGVGVFCGTSYKALSLIINDVLNDLFEFNVGWLEVIQVVFVVIAVAMAVFAVILLVFGFLATGATRQNVYSGAKCIMGGRVSAAFFTVITYILNLGWIVIMCFSIVPIILYTAIYSICNNEVYNRNADTLTYCFNLTQFGVYRGSTYSTSFSSPGKDSICEGEVKRMCDKKLD; this is encoded by the exons ATGGCTATGG AGTGTATGGAGTGTCTAGGGCGAACACCCTTTGCCTCTTTGATGGCGACTGTCATATGTATCATAGGAGTTGGTGTTTTCTGTGGAACATCCTACAAGGCGCTCAGCCTCATTATCAATGATGTCCTGAATGACCTCTTCGAGTTCAATGTTGGTTG GTTGGAGGTTATtcaggttgtttttgttgtcattGCTGTTGCCATGGCAGTGTTTGCAGTTATTCTACTGGTATTTGGATTCCTGGCAACTGGTGCAACACGTCAGAATGTGTACTCTGGTGCCAAGTGCATTATGGGAGGCAGAGTGTCTGCTGCATTT TTCACAGTGATCACCTATATTCTGAACCTTGGCTGGATTGTGATAATGTGTTTTTCCATTGTCCCAATTATTCTCTACACAGCTATTTACTCCATATGTAACAATGAGGTTTACAACAGAAACGCTGATACCCTGACCTACTGCTTCAATCTGACTCAGTTCG GTGTTTACCGAGGGTCCACCTATTCAACCAGTTTTTCATCACCAGGGAAAGATTCTATTTGTGAAGGTGAAGTGAAAAGAATGTGTGACAAG AAACTGGACTGA
- the LOC121375127 gene encoding ankyrin-3-like, whose protein sequence is MNDQGSMVDPANDSTTVAMETPLVESEAHTDVLRDFFCALVDNDMKVITIILESKKADVNMMFDEPYDFVVPRYKGWGPIHIITKHGNIMSLKLLVRLGADVALHNKDGDTALHIASRYGSVHCVEFLLACNKSLINNVNNQGLSPLLRAVFKFEFAFKGQYNKTIQALLSVGCDTNICSSAKITALHLAASRGDASLSRLLLNGGANVNAVCCQGSTPLLKALYAMRVNVQCVKVLLDAGADVEVQTISGRSVLHLAIIKCDEACVESILLAGANPNVQDNYGKTPLWISVQENNVRLVPIIVKYGGDVNYCRPPQNLSLLSLAITCQSVSMVEQLIRLGASVDTETALCATPLSLAVDVQNIPIIKLLLHENCRLNIVGNSNHTLIPQTPLQIAFERANLNVIKLLMKAGCKVEASWLKPRNLSASLLQNQCVLHWIEDYCRTVQPLLHMCRVTVRNTIGPGIKDKLENLCAEAVIPRRLADYLMLTDLLADDKISNNQLHLGRGNRLNDS, encoded by the coding sequence ATGAATGACCAGGGCAGTATGGTCGACCCTGCAAATGATAGCACTACTGTTGCCATGGAAACTCCATTGGTAGAGAGTGAAGCGCATACAGATGTGTTAAGAGACTTCTTTTGTGCTTTGGTTGACAATGACATGAAAGTAATCACCATCATTTTAGAGTCCAAAAAGGCTGATGTTAACATGATGTTTGATGAACCTTACGACTTTGTTGTCCCACGATACAAAGGCTGGGGTCCAATTCATATCATCACTAAACACGGAAACATCATGTCGCTGAAACTGCTCGTAAGACTGGGTGCAGATGTGGCTCTTCACAATAAAGATGGGGACACCGCCCTTCACATAGCTAGTCGGTACGGCTCTGTTCACTGTGTTGAGTTCCTTCTCGCCTGTAACAAGAGTCTGATAAACAATGTTAACAATCAGGGCTTATCTCCCCTCCTCCGTGCTGTCTTCAAGTTTGAGTTTGCCTTCAAGGGGCAATACAACAAGACGATACAGGCCTTGCTGTCGGTGGGGTGTGATACGAACATCTGCTCGTCCGCCAAGATCACCGCCTTGCACCTTGCAGCCAGCAGGGGCGATGCCTCACTGTCCAGGCTGTTGCTTAACGGCGGTGCGAACGTCAATGCTGTTTGTTGTCAGGGCTCCACGCCGCTGCTCAAGGCTCTCTATGCAATGCGTGTGAACGTTCAGTGTGTAAAGGTGCTGCTTGATGCAGGGGCAGATGTGGAGGTGCAGACTATCTCTGGAAGATCAGTACTGCATTTGGCTATTATAAAATGTGACGAGGCCTGCGTTGAAAGCATTCTCCTGGCCGGAGCCAACCCCAATGTACAAGACAACTACGGGAAGACGCCTCTGTGGATATCTGTTCAGGAGAATAATGTGCGTTTGGTTCCAATCATCGTTAAGTATGGTGGTGATGTCAACTACTGTCGTCCTCCTCAGAACCTTTCGTTGTTGTCGCTGGCCATTACCTGCCAGTCGGTGAGCATGGTGGAGCAGCTTATAAGACTTGGAGCTTCAGTCGATACTGAGACTGCGTTGTGTGCCACGCCTCTTTCTCTCGCAGTCGACGTCCAAAACATTCCCATAATTAAGCTCTTGCTGCACGAAAACTGCCGGTTAAACATTGTCGGCAATTCTAACCACACACTCATCCCACAGACTCCACTGCAGATAGCGTTTGAGCGTGCCAATCTGAATGTGATTAAACTGTTGATGAAGGCTGGATGCAAGGTGGAGGCATCCTGGCTAAAGCCCAGAAATCTTTCAGCCAGTCTGCTTCAGAACCAGTGTGTCCTACACTGGATTGAAGACTACTGCAGAACAGTGCAGCCATTGTTACATATGTGTCGAGTTACTGTTCGGAACACCATCGGGCCAGGCATCAAAGATAAATTGGAAAATTTGTGTGCAGAGGCAGTGATACCAAGACGACTTGCCGATTACCTAATGTTGACAGATTTGTTAGCAGATGATAAAATCAGTAACAATCAGTTACATTTGGGTAGAGGAAATAGGTTGAATGATTCGTGA